A genomic segment from Magnetococcales bacterium encodes:
- the murD gene encoding UDP-N-acetylmuramoyl-L-alanine--D-glutamate ligase, with translation MTLTKAPIASPMGIIGMGRSGKAAARLLASRGVAVLAFEEKPSPELKGIGALPMQVTLLPPNVPPEAMTGCQQVLLSPGVPRSHALVQELLAAGVPVYNDIELLHRISRIETPSCRFIGITGSNGKSTVTTLVGLMLAQSGLNAPTGGNLGEPACALATPEAQAYVLELSSFQLESTHLFRAEVACLLNISPDHMDRYPDCDSYAKAKMRLFDNQQEGDCAVINADDTPSRPWLPADFAARGVRVVPFSIRELPPGGIGFLEDGLWDGRGATPRCLMETRQLLIAGRFNRANAAAAAAVALQAGASEEAVVAVLTTFRGLPHRMETVRELDGVLYINDSKGTNVGAVLESLQALPRPLIWIAGGRDKHSDFTPLIEPARRHARCAILLGEAAADMQTVLDGALPLHRVGSLSEAITLARRLAQPGDAVLLSPACASFDMFANFEDRGARFREAVNAL, from the coding sequence GACGCTCCGGAAAAGCCGCCGCCCGCCTGCTGGCCAGCCGGGGCGTGGCCGTGCTGGCTTTCGAGGAGAAGCCCTCCCCGGAGCTGAAAGGCATCGGCGCCCTGCCCATGCAGGTCACGCTTCTGCCCCCCAATGTTCCCCCCGAGGCGATGACCGGTTGTCAGCAGGTGTTGCTCTCCCCCGGCGTGCCCCGCAGCCATGCCCTGGTGCAGGAGCTTCTGGCCGCCGGGGTTCCCGTTTACAACGATATCGAGCTGTTGCACCGCATCAGCCGCATCGAAACGCCTTCCTGCCGTTTTATCGGCATCACCGGCTCCAACGGCAAGTCCACCGTGACCACCCTGGTGGGTCTCATGCTGGCCCAAAGCGGACTCAACGCCCCCACCGGCGGCAATCTGGGCGAACCCGCCTGCGCCCTGGCAACCCCGGAGGCTCAGGCCTACGTTCTCGAACTCTCCTCCTTCCAGTTGGAATCGACCCACCTGTTCCGGGCGGAGGTGGCCTGTCTGCTCAACATCTCCCCGGACCACATGGACCGCTATCCCGATTGCGACAGCTACGCCAAGGCCAAGATGCGGTTGTTCGACAACCAGCAGGAGGGGGATTGCGCCGTCATCAACGCCGATGACACCCCCAGCCGGCCCTGGCTGCCTGCGGATTTCGCCGCGCGGGGCGTGCGGGTGGTGCCCTTTTCCATCAGGGAGCTGCCTCCCGGCGGCATCGGCTTCCTCGAAGACGGCCTTTGGGACGGACGCGGCGCAACGCCCCGATGCCTGATGGAGACCCGCCAACTGCTCATCGCCGGCCGCTTCAACCGGGCCAACGCCGCCGCTGCGGCAGCCGTCGCGCTGCAAGCCGGGGCCTCCGAAGAAGCCGTCGTGGCGGTGCTGACCACCTTCCGGGGTCTGCCCCACCGCATGGAAACGGTGCGGGAACTCGATGGCGTGCTTTACATCAACGACTCCAAAGGCACCAACGTCGGCGCGGTGCTGGAATCCCTGCAGGCCCTGCCCCGCCCCCTGATCTGGATCGCCGGGGGACGGGACAAACACAGCGATTTCACCCCCCTGATCGAACCGGCGCGACGCCACGCCCGCTGCGCCATTCTCCTGGGCGAAGCCGCCGCCGACATGCAGACCGTTCTCGATGGCGCGCTGCCACTGCATCGGGTCGGCTCCCTTTCCGAGGCCATCACCCTGGCCAGACGACTGGCACAACCCGGCGATGCCGTGTTATTATCTCCCGCTTGCGCTTCGTTCGACATGTTCGCCAATTTCGAGGACCGCGGGGCGCGCTTCCGGGAGGCCGTGAATGCGCTTTAG